A stretch of the Synergistales bacterium genome encodes the following:
- the mtnA gene encoding S-methyl-5-thioribose-1-phosphate isomerase, with protein MVPETLRWNNGALELLDQRAIPSEVRFVVCGDAEETAAAIENMTVRGAPAIGAAAAYGAALAARDGRKALHWAVERLGKTRPTAVNLFWALERIRRRAEETPEGSLAETLLREAEALRTEDVAANRRLGAYGAKLLGWRSTVLTHCNAGALATCGYGTALGVVRAAVEQGKRVAVYADETRPVLQGGRLTAWELAADGIPVTVICDGMAGALMQQGAVDAVVVGADRIAAGGDTANKIGTYSLAVLARHHDVPFYVAAPWSTVDMALSEGSEIVIEERNPEEVRRFAGAPIVAEAIPVWNPAFDVTPAELISAIVTEQGVLMPPFAESLRERAEDLKKKREGR; from the coding sequence ATGGTGCCGGAAACACTCCGTTGGAACAACGGAGCGCTAGAGCTGCTTGACCAGCGGGCCATCCCAAGCGAGGTCCGCTTTGTTGTCTGTGGCGATGCCGAGGAGACGGCGGCGGCCATCGAGAACATGACCGTCCGGGGCGCGCCGGCCATCGGCGCGGCCGCGGCCTACGGTGCGGCCCTGGCCGCCCGGGACGGGCGCAAGGCTCTCCACTGGGCTGTGGAACGGCTGGGGAAGACACGCCCCACGGCGGTGAACCTCTTCTGGGCGCTGGAGCGTATCCGCCGCCGGGCGGAGGAGACGCCCGAGGGTTCCCTGGCGGAGACGCTGCTGCGGGAAGCCGAAGCACTGCGCACCGAGGACGTCGCCGCCAACCGGCGGCTGGGGGCCTACGGCGCCAAGCTGCTGGGGTGGCGTTCCACTGTCCTGACCCACTGCAATGCCGGGGCTCTGGCGACCTGCGGCTACGGAACGGCCCTGGGGGTGGTCCGTGCGGCCGTGGAGCAGGGCAAGAGGGTCGCCGTCTATGCCGACGAGACCCGCCCGGTGCTTCAGGGCGGACGCCTCACCGCCTGGGAGCTGGCCGCCGACGGCATCCCCGTGACGGTGATCTGCGACGGCATGGCCGGCGCGCTGATGCAACAGGGGGCGGTGGACGCCGTGGTGGTCGGCGCCGACCGGATCGCTGCAGGCGGGGACACCGCGAACAAGATCGGCACCTACAGTCTCGCTGTCCTGGCCCGGCACCACGATGTCCCCTTCTATGTGGCGGCGCCCTGGAGCACCGTGGATATGGCGCTCTCCGAGGGGTCGGAGATCGTGATCGAGGAACGCAACCCCGAGGAGGTACGCCGGTTTGCGGGGGCGCCCATCGTGGCCGAAGCGATTCCGGTGTGGAACCCCGCCTTCGACGTGACCCCGGCGGAGCTGATCAGCGCGATCGTGACCGAACAGGGCGTGTTGATGCCGCCCTTTGCCGAAAGCCTGCGGGAGCGGGCGGAAGACCTGAAGAAGAAACGGGAAGGGAGATAG